The genomic stretch CGGCCTGTTTCCATTTGCTCTGGCTCTCCATGCTGGTTCTGGGGCTGACCATGAAAGACGATTTCAGTCGCGTCCTGCAATGTGCCAGCGCATTGTTTATTCCCTTGGTTTCCGTCGTGGTCATCTTAAATGAACGTGCTGCGGAAATACCGTTGATCTGGCGTCTCTCCTATGTCGGCTCCTGGGCCGTGGGGTGTCTGTTGATCGCCCGGCTCTGGTCCAGTCGCTGGTTCAAGTTCTCCTTCGCCGCCACGGTCGGCATCCTGCTCTATACCAGTGCGACTTTCGCGTTTCGTCTGGCGATCCAATACCTCAGTCGAGAAGCGGTCATCGCCTTCATCTGGTCAGCCGCTGCCCTGATCCTCGCTTTCCTGATCAGCGCTCATAAAGCACGCTGGCTCCCCGAGCCGGCCTGGCTGACCTTCCGTAAGGACGCACCTCCGGAACCGGAAATACTACCCCCGCCACCAGACATCACATCGGGTGAAGAAGAGTAATCGAAGTTGATTAATATCAACGGGGCAGGTCTCGAAAATCCGGGACCTGCCCCGTTTTCTTTGAGAGCTATGACTCCTCATGTAAATGCAGGCTGGGATCCTTATCACCACTGATCTGAATCAAGCGGTCCGGATTCTGATACTGGGCCACCAGATAACGTGTCAGGTCGATCTGCATTTCACGCATCGTTCCCAGGTACCGGCTCTGTTCCTGGTTCTGCGCCTGCTGGTGTTCCAGTTCAATCTGGTTAACCCGGCGTCGAGTCTCCTCTTCGGCCTGTTGTATTTCCTGTTGCTGATGAATCTCCTCATCGTGTTGCAGTCGCTGCAGGTGAATGTCATGTTCGGTTTGCCGGGCTTCCATTTCCTGACGCTTTTCCGCCCGAATCGCTTCGCGGGCCAGTTGTACATCCGCCAGTTCCTGGGCCTGGATTTCCGTCTCTGCATCCAGCTTGAGCCGCGTCCGGGCTTCGATCGCACTGTCGTGCATCGCCTGCAGCGTTTCGCCGGCTGTATATCCCCGGTAGACGACCTTATTGATCTGGTAACCAATGCGGTTCGCCCGGGACAGCAGATTCTGGTACGACTCCAGTTCGTTTAACTGCTCGGTATCCTGTTTGAACGCTTCAAAGGAACGCGTTCCAGCGAAATCAACGACGTCAGCTGTCACCGCATTGATAAAGTCAGCAATCGGATCATGCGTCTGGTCCAGCATCCTTTCGATGTCGGACAGCTCAAAGAAGATCATCAGCTTCACGGTCAGCAAGGCATCATCGGAAGTCCGCACATCGTCGACCAGGTAATAGGTCTGATCGGGAATCACCCGCAGCTTGTGAAAGCTGAGTGCCCGGGGCACCTTATGCGTCGGCGTCTGGGGATCGGCTCCATGCCAGCGAAACTCGTGCAACCATTCGTTTTCCTGCGGAACAAACAGCATCGGGCCCCGTTCCACACGTCGCTGCACGGCCTCCCCGGACCTGCGATAGACCACGATTGCTTCGTGAGAATCGAGTTCCAGCGAATCCATCACCTTGATCGCCAGATGTTCGACCGGATCGTACCAGACCGAGGTCGGCCCGCGCTGGTGTTCACAATGCCCGTCGACAAATTCAATCGAGAGATATTCGTCCGCTCCTGCGCTGTACTGCCTGAGCGGCTCAATCGTCTTGCGAAACAGAATCATCCGCCGCGGACCGTCAATGTACTCCACCCGTCCCTTAAAATCCCAGACCGCAACCCGCTCACCCTGTCGAACTGTTTTAATACCGATCATGATACGTCTCCCCTGCTGAACACTGTGATTGAAAAAGTGTCTCGAACAGCTGGCCCGGATTTCTCATAATTAAACAGATAGTGTTTAATGTACACATATAGTAGTGTGGCGGGGACACTAAGTCAACGGTTGATATTTGAAAAAAGGGAATGCTCGCTGGTATCGTCAAAATGTCCTGTAATCTACTTGGACAAATTCGGGGTGAAACAGCTTCTGGCATGCAATACGCAATGGCTGACAGGGGGCTTCGATCAAACGGTCCATTCCCTTTCGTCTGTTGATCGGGTAGTTTATTAATAGAACTCATTAACGCGTTCCCACTCCATTAGAGACGTATTCCTGAGGAACCCCATGCGCAGGCATTCTGTCACTTTGATCTGTTGTCTCACACTGCTTCTGCTTTCTGCTACGTCCGCAGTATCGGCAGCAGCGCAGCAGCGTCAACCACATGTGGTGATTATTCTCGCCGATGACATGGGCTATGGTGACGTCACCGCCCTCAACGCCGACAGCCGGATTCCGACACCCCATCTCGATCAACTCGCCCGTCAGAGCCTGACCTTCACCGATGCCCACGCCGCGGGCTCCTATTGTGTGCCCTCCCGCTACGGGCTGCTCACCGGCCGCTACATGTGGCGTACCCGCCTGGGTTCGGGGGGCAACCTCGCGAATTTTGCCGGTACCCTGATCGAACCGGGCCGCAAAACGATTGGGAACCTGATGCAGGACGCAGGCTACCAGACCGGACTCGTCGGTAAATGGCACCAGGGTATCGACTGGAAACTGCACGACGAAAGTGAACGGGCACAGATCCGCGTCGACCCCAACTATCAGAACTTTAAAAATATCGACTTCGCCTCGCCTGCGTTGAAAGGTCCGCGTGACTTTGGTTTCGCATACTCCTTCGGCACCGCCGGTTCCGCGGAGATGAACCCCGCCGCCTTCATAGAGAACAACCGTGTTACCGTCATTCCCACCATGACTTCTGCCCAGGCCAAAGCACAGCACGGCGAATGGTATGGTCGGGACGATAACATTGTCGCTGCCGGCTATACCATGGATCGACTCGTTCCCACGCTGTCGAACAAGGCCTGCGAGTTCGTCGAGACCGCGGTCCGCACGAAACCCGACCAGCCCTTCTTCCTCTATTACGCGATGACCACCCCCCATAACCCGATCGTTCCCAATCAGGAATTCATGGGCAAAAGCAAAGCCGGCACCTATGGCGATTTCGTCGTCGAACTCGATCACCACGTCGGCAAGCTGCTCCGGAAGCTGGAAGAACTGGGGATCGCCGACAACACCCTCGTCATCTTCACCAGCGACAACGGCCCCGTGAACCGCACCAAAGGCTATCCCCAACGCTGGGTTCGCGGCGACACAATGATTTACGGTCATGACAGCAACGGTCCCTGTACCGGCTGGAAAGGGGGCCTCGAAGAAGGGGGGCACCGCGTTCCATTTCTCGTGCGCTGGCCGGCGGTCATCAAGCCGGGCGAAACCTGTTCGACCACGATCGTCTTTAACGACGTCCTGCCTACGCTGGCAGAAATGCTGGACGTCCCGCTCGACAGCAGCACTGCAGAAGATGGCGTCAGTTTCTACCCGGCCCTGCAGGGCGAAGCGCGGCCCGTCTCGTTCCATAAGGCAATTGTCCACAATCATCATAACGGCACGTTCGCCGTCCGTCAGGGGCCATTCAAGCTGACGATCAGCGGCCCCAAAACGGTCGAGGACGTTCTGGATGACAGCATCCCCGTGGCGTATACCCTGTATGATCTGGATCAGGACATCGAAGAAACTACCGACATCGCGAAGCAGCATCCGCAGCAGGTGCAGCAGATGCACGCCCTGTTGAAACAATATATCAAGGCCGGCAGAAGTAACGGCAGTGAAAGCCCCTGAAGTAACGTCTCTTGCCGGGACAATACCGGCATGCTGGTGTATGATCATTGTATTTGTCTCCTGAAACATTCAGACAGCCGAGGCCTCTCATGCAGCTCGATCCCTTTCATCTCGCGTTTCAGGTGCGTGACATCGCCGAAGCCCGCGCCTTTTATGGTGACCTGCTCGGCTGCAGTGAAGGACGCAGCGCCGAGACCTGGGTCGACTTCAATTTCTTCGGCCACCAGGTCGTCTGCCATCTGAATCCGGACATCGGCCCCGATGGCAGCATCGTGACTCACGTGAATCCCGTCGACGGTCACGGCGTGCCTGTCCCCCACTTCGGTGTCGTTCTCACCATGGATCGCTGGCAGGCCCTGGCTGATCGCCTGCACGAACGTCAGATCGAGTTCGTCATCGAACCCTACATCCGCTTCCAGGGGCAGCCGGGCGAACAGGCCACCATGTTCTTCCTCGACCCCAGCGGTAACGCACTGGAATTCAAAGCCTTCAAAGATATCGAATCGCAGCTGTTTGCTACCTGATACAGAAGTGCTCGCACCTGTCTCCTTCGTCGACGTGATTTTAATTTTATCGCAGAATCGCGGACGCCACGCCCGCCAGGCCCATTGATATTAGAAACAGGAGCGTCCCATATCGATTTTTCTGCTTGAACCAGCACAAGGCAGCAGCACCGGCGCCGGTTCCCACGAGTAGAGTGAGACTGCATCCCAAATAATTTTTCCAGGTCAGGGCGATCTTGTCGAGTGACTCATATCGGCCGTAACTGTATTCGATCGGTCCGTAACGCACGTTGTAATACACTATCGTGCTCACCATCATCAGGCCAACCGCGATATAAAACAGACTGATTAAGGAAGCAATGATGCCTCCCACGAAATGCCAGCGCATGTGGAATACCTGCATTCTCTTGAAGTCGGAAGCAGCTTCCGAAGGGATATACTTGTAGATTGAGGTCGCACTTCCAGGGAAATATTCTGCTTGCAGAGTGCGACCGATTTGGATAATTTGAGTTCGACGTAAATGCATGTTTAGAAATACTCAAAGCGGAAAATGAATGCAACTGAAACTGTTTGCTGCGACTCACTTCCCTGTCGTTTTTGAAATCGTCCGAGGTAATGATGGAAGAATTCTTATACCTGAAAAAATCAAGACGATTCTGGGGCTGGACGCTTTGCCTGTCACTCATCTCGGCCATCCTCTCTCCGTTTCTCAGCATCAACGCGGTCCTGAATATTATCACCAGCATCTCGCAACGCTGGGAAGAGACAGACCAGCAGCAGCCGTTCGAATTCATTGTGGACATTCTCAATAACTCCCTGGCCGCCCTGAGCGCCGGGGCCACCGCGATGCTGGTCTCCCTGGTCATCTTTCTGATCTCGCTCATCCTGTATCTCAAGCGGGGTAAAGCCATGCTGGCGCTGACGGAAAGAGCGATCACCATTTTGGAATCAACCCCGGAACACGCTGAAGTCCCCTCTACCGAATGACCCGTTGCCGAAAATAAAAAATTTGCTGTGCAATACACACTGGAATTATCTCTCCCGGTCTGTGCGTAGAACTGAATAAACTGAACTTGATTCGCACTTTCCGATCCATAAAGTGTTGCAATTGTGCTTCGCGCGCGAGGCGGATGATGCGTGCACTGGAATCTGCGACACAAGTGACCTGGATGCACCTGAATCGACGTCGATTTTTGCTGTTTTTCACCGGAACACTCAGCACCGGTTCCCGTTGTCTCGTATGATTTCAAAGCATTTCGGAACCAGTTCAACCAAACTGAGCGGCAACTCACCGGAAACTCAGACCGTAAATTCTGCTTGACACCCCCACGCCGATCGCGATGATCAGCCCCGTCACGCAGAGTGAAAGAAACGAACAACAACGCCGAGCAAGCCCCGGGCGTGTTGTCCCCTGATGCAGCAGATACCATGTAAGACTCCCAGGAAAACAGAATTAGCAATCTTTCAGCAGCGGAGAAACGTTCTCCGCTCACCAAAACGCACTCATCATACGCAGCGGCTCCTGTGCGGCGAGGTAAACATTCAGAGCCAGATTCCCCGCAAATCGCTCTCACACTACCTGCACAAAACTGCTAAACTCCCCGCATGTCAGGTTCGTGTAAGAGCAGGGCAGGGACGCAAGTCCTTTGAGGAACCCGTCCCGGAAAAATCCAATCGAATCAGGATGTCGATGATGAAATTCAGGAAGCTTGGAAATACGGATATCACGGTTTCGGAAATCTCCCTCGGATGTTCCGGATTCTGGGGCAATGCCCGCTTTCCGGAGCGACAGGCTGCGGACATCATTCACACCGCGTTTGACGCAGGCGTGAACTTCTTCGATACGGGTCACAACTACTGCCACTTCCACGCCGAACCCCGACTGGGACGCATTCTGAAGCCGCTGTTTGCGCAGCACGACCGCTCTCAGTTCGTACTCTCCACCAAGGCCGGCACCATCGTTCCCTCCGCCCCCCTGGTTTTCCGCAATCGTCCCAGTAAAGATTTTTCACCCGATTACATCGAAGCCACATGCGCGAAGTCGATTCAGAATCTGAACTGTGAGTACCTCGATATCTTCCAGCTGCATGGCATCACGCAGGACCAGATTACGCCAGCACTGATCGACCGACTGTGCTCTATGAAAGAACGGGGCATGTTCCGCTGCCTGGGCGTCAACAGTCATTCCGCGGCCGATCTGCTTTATATCGCCGATCATCCCGATCTGTTCGACATGGTCCTGCTCGACTTCAACGTCCTGCAGCTCGACCGGGAACCCGTCATCCGCAAACTGGCCGAAGCAGGCATCGGGGTTGTCGCGGGAACCGTGCTTGCCCAGGGACACCTCGTGGCAGGCAAAATCGGCTCCTTCAAAAGCACCGCCGACCTCTGGTACCTGGCCCGGGCACTGCTCAAATCGACGGGCCGCCAGTTCTCACGCAACGCCCAGCCGATGCGGGAGGCCCTCGCTACAGTAGAAAACCTGACTCCGGCCCAGGCTGCATTTGCCTACGTGCTCGCCAATCAGGATATCTCAAGCTGTGTATTCGGAACGACGAAAATCAAAAACCTCAGAGAGATCCTCGCGGCCTCCGATCAGAGTCTCTCGGCAGAAGTCAGAGCCGCAATTCGCAACACGTTCGAACAGATCCCTGAAAGAATCAGCGCCTGATCGGGCAGCATCAATGACGACCGGTCTTCAGCCCTGGGTAAGATCTCCCAGGATATGCGGATGCAGGTCGACCGTGAACGGCTCAAAGAACGTCACGTCATTCCCATCCTCACCAGACTCCATGCGATACGGAACGTAGATGTAGCGCGATAACCCCTGGCTGACCACATGCACGCGGAGTCCATCGCGGGACGGCGGCTCGTGTTTCTCGGGAATATTCACATCACAGGCCAGGGCAGAAGCCACGATGTCATTGTTTTGCGTCTGTTCCTGCAGCGCCTTGTCCAAAGCCTGGTAGATATCTTTCTGGTCAGGCTGCGCTCCTCCCAGATCTGCTCTGACCGCGTTCAATTCGAGTGCGGGCGTGAGGAGAGCACCAAACGGATTGAACCCGCCCGCCTCCTGCAGCATCGATTTGGCCTGGTCGTAGCAGTAATTGAACAGCTCATAAATCTTGTCGGAAGGCACTTCCATTTTCGGTATCCCGTCCTGAAGGCAGTTTCAACTCAGTTTGATATTAGAGAAGAAATCAGTCGTATGTTTGTTGTCAGTCAAGTTCCTGTATCGTAAGCACATGGAATTCCCACTTCAACCATGTGTCAGCATCTACAGCAGCAGGCTGAATCACCTTGTATTAAAAATATTTGTGATTCAACTGTAAATCATTTAAAATCAAGGGTCGCAGCAGAACGGAATCCCAGAATAGAAACATCTCACCAGGGGAGAGAACTCATGCAGCGCTCAATGTTAAAACTTAAGATCCTCGTCACCGTCGCGACTCTCACAGCACTCACCGCCGTGGTCTCGGCCGACGAGAAGCAAGCAGCCGCAATTCAAAAGGACCGTAACCTGATCGCGGGTACCTGGCAGATCGAGGTGCTGGAAATCAACGGCAACCGTTCAGCGGGGGAAGATGTGAAACAGCTCACCGTCGTCAACGGCGCCGACGGTACCTGGAGTCTGCGTTCCGATGGAAACGAGGTCGGTCGTGGGACGACCAGCATTGATCCCAGCCAAAGCGTCAAAACCATCGACATCCAGCCAACCTCCGGACAGGACCAGGGAAAAACCTACCGGGGAATTTATGAACTCGGCAAAACGACCCGCAAACTCTGCTTCGCCCCTGCCGGCAAAGACCGACCCACTGATTTCAGCTCGAACGCAGAGAATCAACACATCTTCGTGAAATTCAAACGCGTCCAAGCGACTCAGGAAAAAGAAGTCCCCTGAGGTGGCTGTGTCGGGGCTGAAGTGTCTGATTCCCAGAGATCCTCGGGGCGATTTCCCCAGTGACATTGCCCCGAACCCAGTTGCGAAACCTGATCGGTGCCATTTGAGATGGAGTAGAAGCACAGCACCGGGGGACGCAGTCGGGGCGTGTATTCTGGAATCATCACGATGCAGTGTGCTTCATCAGATTGATAAATGCGACACTTTGATCTGTCAGGCTGAACAAATTCATGCGAGGCAGAGAACTCGCGCAAAGCCAGTCGAACAGCGCGACGTTTACGGGGAGATAAATATTTCCACTCAGGCGGAAGAAATCTTACGCCGAAAAGTACCGCACAAAACAGCGAAAAAATGAGGATTTCAGAACCCATGAAGCATCCCTCGGCTGGATCGGTTCAGGTCAACTTACAAACTAACAATCTGATAGCTAAGATTTCGTTCTCTTAATCGCCCATGGGGAAGACGGAAATGTCGTACTACTCCGGAGCGGAATGGCGCTGGCCACCAGTTTCATCCAGCGTCTATAATAATATAACAGCGATTCACGACCACTCACTACCGGGAAACGAAAAGAACTCCATGCTGACACAATACTGTGTACCACCATCTCAATTCATCAGAGCCGCCCTAGTGACACTCTGCCTTCTGACCAGCCCCGCTCTGGTTCAAGCCGCAGACTTCCGCGTCGGCACTCCCGCTGAGCTGGACTCCGCCAGAAAGTCCGCCCGCCCGGGAGATGTCATCACCCTCGGCGGCAAAGACTGGCACGATGTCCGTCTGAAGCTCAAACTCAAGGGCACGCCGGAGCGGCCGATCACCGTGCGTTCCGAAGTCGCGTTCACGGGGGCTTCCTCGTTAAATCTCAACGGCGAACACGTCATCCTCGACGGTTTAACCTTCCGCAACGGGAGCCTGGAGACCGGGCACGTCCTCCT from Gimesia chilikensis encodes the following:
- a CDS encoding sulfatase family protein, whose amino-acid sequence is MRRHSVTLICCLTLLLLSATSAVSAAAQQRQPHVVIILADDMGYGDVTALNADSRIPTPHLDQLARQSLTFTDAHAAGSYCVPSRYGLLTGRYMWRTRLGSGGNLANFAGTLIEPGRKTIGNLMQDAGYQTGLVGKWHQGIDWKLHDESERAQIRVDPNYQNFKNIDFASPALKGPRDFGFAYSFGTAGSAEMNPAAFIENNRVTVIPTMTSAQAKAQHGEWYGRDDNIVAAGYTMDRLVPTLSNKACEFVETAVRTKPDQPFFLYYAMTTPHNPIVPNQEFMGKSKAGTYGDFVVELDHHVGKLLRKLEELGIADNTLVIFTSDNGPVNRTKGYPQRWVRGDTMIYGHDSNGPCTGWKGGLEEGGHRVPFLVRWPAVIKPGETCSTTIVFNDVLPTLAEMLDVPLDSSTAEDGVSFYPALQGEARPVSFHKAIVHNHHNGTFAVRQGPFKLTISGPKTVEDVLDDSIPVAYTLYDLDQDIEETTDIAKQHPQQVQQMHALLKQYIKAGRSNGSESP
- a CDS encoding VOC family protein → MQLDPFHLAFQVRDIAEARAFYGDLLGCSEGRSAETWVDFNFFGHQVVCHLNPDIGPDGSIVTHVNPVDGHGVPVPHFGVVLTMDRWQALADRLHERQIEFVIEPYIRFQGQPGEQATMFFLDPSGNALEFKAFKDIESQLFAT
- a CDS encoding aldo/keto reductase, with product MKFRKLGNTDITVSEISLGCSGFWGNARFPERQAADIIHTAFDAGVNFFDTGHNYCHFHAEPRLGRILKPLFAQHDRSQFVLSTKAGTIVPSAPLVFRNRPSKDFSPDYIEATCAKSIQNLNCEYLDIFQLHGITQDQITPALIDRLCSMKERGMFRCLGVNSHSAADLLYIADHPDLFDMVLLDFNVLQLDREPVIRKLAEAGIGVVAGTVLAQGHLVAGKIGSFKSTADLWYLARALLKSTGRQFSRNAQPMREALATVENLTPAQAAFAYVLANQDISSCVFGTTKIKNLREILAASDQSLSAEVRAAIRNTFEQIPERISA
- a CDS encoding TIGR03067 domain-containing protein codes for the protein MQRSMLKLKILVTVATLTALTAVVSADEKQAAAIQKDRNLIAGTWQIEVLEINGNRSAGEDVKQLTVVNGADGTWSLRSDGNEVGRGTTSIDPSQSVKTIDIQPTSGQDQGKTYRGIYELGKTTRKLCFAPAGKDRPTDFSSNAENQHIFVKFKRVQATQEKEVP